CCTCCCCCACCTCGCCCTGACCACTCTCTTTTTTCATGACTCATTCTTTCTCTCCACCTACTCAGCACAGCCCCTCACTCACCTTGTCCCGCCCAAAGCGCCGCAGAAACCTGTAGGGCCAGTCGTACAGCTGGGTGCCTGGCTCTGGGCCACCCCACAGCTCCAGGGCATTTACCCCAGCCCGGAGAGTGTAGGACCCTCGGAGCCTGCACCGCTCACTGGCTTCTGTGGGTCTCATGGTCACAGAAAATTCCTTACGGGGGACCCCTGGGGAGGAGAGGAGTAAGAAGGAGGCAGCTAACAGGAAACAGCTGGCCACCTTCTGCACTGTCCTATTCTAAAGAAGCCTGGCAGAGGCCTCTAGAAAGATTGTTATCCATGTACCTTGGATCTGAAAGGCTGGGCTGCTGTGTGCCAAGCCACTCCCCCAAATGCCATGTACCTGCACCCCCTACCCTAGAAGGCATCATGCATGCCCTCAGCTACATCACCCCAATCTCTGGCCCACATCCTTCCTGTCACTGTTGCCAGACCCACAGCCTGGTCTTCTCCACCCCATCTCTCACCCCAAACCAGCTGCCTCCCCAGTCCTACGTCACAGCTGTAGGTGAAGTCCCAACACTGCACTCCCACCACCAGTAACCCCCACAGATGGAGCTGACAGGGAAGGCAGATGGATAGCTTCTCCCTATGTCCCCACACCCCCAGTGCAGAGGATACACAGACAATTAGAGCAGAGACTGCCTTGTCATTGAAGAGCTTCCTAGCCCCAGGATACCTTGCGCAGCCAAGCCCAGGCAGAAAACAATTCCTTTTTCACATAATCACGCTAGTCTCACTAAGAGAAGGTCAAGAGCACTACCCTCAGCTGGGTCCTCAGCCTTGACCTCTCCCAAGAGCAGAGCCCAAACAAGATGATTGCGAGCCTAGGGCAGGCCAGGCTCTTCCACGCTGGGCCACACCGGAAGCCAACAGGAGAAGCTGATAAGGGGCCCAGGAGGGGCAACCACAAGGCAGGAAGACTTGGCCAGCAGCCGGCCCACACCTCCTCCCAACCACACCCGGAGAAGAGCACCCTGCAGCCCCCACCCTCACCTGTGGCCGAGCTGCTGTACAATTCATTCTCCTCCATGCAGGGCCTGCCACTTCTCCCCTCCAGCCCCGATGGCTCCTTTCTCAGCCCCTGGGGAGGAGATCCCAGGTCTCACCATGACATCTATCCCAAGGCCCTTTTCTAGCCCAGACTTTCTTTCAGGGTACACCCAACCTGGTGGCTTGGGTTGTACTCTGGATTGGAGCCCCCCACTAAGGAAGCACCCAACATCCTGGCCTTGATTCTACCACCTCCCACAGGAAGTAGCTAACACTGCCCTTCCCGCATGCCTGTTGTCCTCTCTGCAGCCCACACAACTCACGGGGAATGCCAGAAGGCAGATGGCATGCACCCAGTCATCTCGCTCTGCAGTGGGGGCCGCCAACAGGTACAGGCGCTCCTTAGTCTCCAGGATGAAGGTACTGGTGTCCCGGGGGCTGCTGGCCTCCCCACCTGCCTCAGCCACACGCAGGCAGTCATTGAGGCAGATAACCCTCCGGGTGGCCTCTCCCCGACGTGACTTCTCAGGGCCATCCTGGAGCTCTAGCCGGGCCAGGGCACAGCTGGACTCTCCATACAACACAGCTGTAAATCGGCGCCACTTCTGAGCCCAGGCATGGGAGGTGGGGGCCAAGAGGGAGGCAACCAGAGATGGAGAGCTGGTGACCAAAGGGGAGCAAAGGAACGGTGGGGGAGGGACTGGGGTAACAATGCAGGGATGGGGAGAAAGAGGTAACAATCCCAGGAGAGTTGGGGAGGCAAAGACCACAATAGGCACCATAGGAACTACAAAGCTGGAGATCAGCCATGAAACCAAGGAGGCGTACAAGGCAAGCAGGGACCAGCAGTGGCACAGTAGCTGACCCACAGGCACAGACTGCAGAAAGGCAGGCAAGCCAGCCTCTCGTGCAGGTCCTGGGCTAAGGGAGAAAAGCCAGAGTCACAGAGGGGTGGCCCAGGCTAGAGAGCTTGTTTCATGCGGTGGGAAAGCCTGAAGAAGGCCCCAGTGTAGAGCCGGGGGAAGAGCTTCTTACTCAAGGCCAGGGAAGGAGGGAACGTTGGACACACGATGGCCCAGGCCAAGCTTAACCCCAGCCCACCACACCCACCAggatgtgaaagggagaagaaacccCGTCATCCCAAATTGCCCCCCAACTCTTCCCTCCATTCCCTTCTAAGTTGTCCCCATgagaagaaatcaacagggagcaAAAGAGCCAGTGATTAAGTCAgcacccttcttcctcctcttccctcaacCCAAGGGCAAACAGCCCTCAgcaaagagaaatttaaagacTGATTTGAGGCCTGGGTTTGGGAGGTTAGTGCCCATAAGGAAAGAGACTTCCCAAGTTGAGCTCTTGTCTAACTTGGTGGAAGCAATGATCCTAAAAGGATTCAAAGGCATTAAAATTCCCTCCCCACGAGGAATTTCTAGCAGCTCCCCACCCCCATGCTCTGCCCGGCCCCAGCCCAGCTCTGTTCCCACCTTGACAAAGGTCTGCTGCTGCTGAAGGTGCAGGAAGCCCTGCTTCACAGCCACCTCCTCCATCCTGACCATTGCCGCTCGGGCTCCAGCTCTCCCCTGCTGCCGCTTCCACCCTCTCTCTCCTTGGCCTGTGTTCCCCCTTCTCTCAAGTTCATTTCCTCTCTGCCTAGAGTTTTCTGCACTATTCTAGTCTACTCGATGATGACAGGCTGATAGGCCCTGTGGTTTCTTGCTCtctgtgtgtgctttttttttttttttttttttggttatgagTGAGTTTCATGCTGaagcttcctgtgtttccattgaGTAACATACAATTTCCAAGAAGCCAAATTCCAGATCTTCAGAGAGCAGCAACTCAGATACAGAAGCTAGCATGGGGAGTGGCTGACCGAAGAGACCAAGAAGCCAAATGAGACAATAAAACCAGTTAACAGACGGCCCCACGCTCAGGCTGGGTGCTGAGCATGACAGAGCTGGCAGAGAGCTTAGAAACCAACCTCAACCTACTCACTGAAATGGGAGGAAGCAGGATTAGAAAGGCTTTCCAAGGCCACCTAGAACACAGGTCTCTCAACTCAGGAAGAACTGAACCACACACGTGGCGCTGTACAGAGACACCTAAGACTGACCACATGGGCCCCCTGGCCattcacacatatgcacacagagACTTACCTGCCCCACTATGTGAGCACATTCCCTGCCACAGACAATACATACTCCTCTGTGAATATTCTAGAATTAAGAACATCTTCTCTAGGAAGAGACTTACTCCTCAAGTACATCTCAGTTATTGGATGATAACTTCTTCCCAGCCCTCATGAGCATTAGAAAGACACTCGGGTTTCATCTGGAACTTATCTTGAGCAACTGTAGCTTCAGACTTCTGAAATCTTCCAAGTATACTCTCAAAAGCTCCCAGATACATTCTGTCACCAGCCACACTGCCCTTGACAAAAACAGGGCAGGCATGATCACACTTGCTTGCAGAGGAGGTGGCAGAGCTAGGTTTCAGGGAGAGGTAgacttttttgtgggggaggtagtactggggtttgaactcagggcttcattcttgctaggcaggcattctaccacttgatccacttttgtgttgggtattttcgagataagatctcttaaactatttgcccagggctagcttcaaaccttgatcctcctgatctctgcctcctgagtagctaggattacaggcatgagccacaggtgcccagaagGAAGATCTTTAAAGCAACATTTGCCAGACCCCTAAGTGGAATCCTGACTCCATGCATGAAGGTACATTGCTTTTGGGAAAGCCAAGCTTCACGGAGACTTCTTCATGGAGAAATCTGTAGAGTCAGATGGCTTAAAGAAGCAATCTGGATGGAGACAGGGCAGAACTGTTGGGGAAAACTGAgaattagggctggaggtgtggctcaagtggtagagccctgagttcaaaccccaatactacccaaaaaaaaaaaatgaaggaggaaCAGAGGGAAAACTGAGAATTAAACCAACACTCCTAGGGTCAATTCCATAATAGGTGTTCATACAACTGGGCCCATTTCCTCTACTAAGGACTGCCTGGTGAGGAGAATAGAGCCATACATAGCTCAGGCCTTCTGCTGCACATGCCACGTGCTAGACCAAAACAGCTTTGGAATGATGAATGAGATGGATCTGGAAGCTGGGGCTGTCCCTCAACCTCACCACTCTCAGTTTGAACAGGTTTGGTCCAAAAGCCAAAGGAGAACCATGAATGTTGTCATGGAAAAGCTCACTCACCTTTGAAGTGGCTATGAATATGAAACAGATGTGGCCTACTCTGTCTCTAGAATCCCTATGAACGGtcggctctgcctggaagtgtgtgGTCTTTGCCTCATGGAATGAGAAGGCTGTTTAAGGTCACCTTGGGGGCTGCCAAAGCAGTGTCATTCAAACTTTAATGTGCAGATCGTGTTAAAAGTACACATTCCAATACAGTGGGTCTGAGATGAACCCTGAGATTCAAATGCGCTGG
The sequence above is drawn from the Castor canadensis chromosome 14, mCasCan1.hap1v2, whole genome shotgun sequence genome and encodes:
- the Dok2 gene encoding docking protein 2 → MVRMEEVAVKQGFLHLQQQQTFVKKWRRFTAVLYGESSCALARLELQDGPEKSRRGEATRRVICLNDCLRVAEAGGEASSPRDTSTFILETKERLYLLAAPTAERDDWVHAICLLAFPGLRKEPSGLEGRSGRPCMEENELYSSSATGVPRKEFSVTMRPTEASERCRLRGSYTLRAGVNALELWGGPEPGTQLYDWPYRFLRRFGRDKVTFSFEAGRRCVSGEGSFEFETRQGNEIFQALEEAIDAQKNAVPPATVPVVSATLPRPESPYSRPHDSLPSPSPGTPVPGARPRGPEGEYAVPFDAVARSLEKSFRGILAGPVLLPADPLYDSIEEPVPPPHDHIYDEPEGMAALSLYNSPQEPGVEVWRRQATADGGPSPLQQDSSVSCWPQGTEYDNVVLKKSPK